ATAGCAATAAAAaaggtaaatttaaaaaaaaaaagagaaatacagttaaaaaatacatatttttccccacaaaaaacttGTTTTAAATGGATGAAATGCAcccaaaattattttaaaaacacAATTTACCACATTCATAACggcccagacaatgaaaatattttaatttttcttgcgttctgaacaccgtaaaaataattttaaaaagtctgatcacaattgcaattttttttttttgtttgcctccgaaaaaatgtaataaaaagcaaaccAAAAGTCAAATGTACctctaaatggtaccaataaaaagtacaactctttCACATAAAACAGTTCTTCATATAGCTCTgttactggaaaaataaaaatgttatggatccTAGAATGCAGCGAAGCATGCTCAattgtttgaaaaaaatgtttccatTCTTTACTACTTTTAGCAAATAAAAACACAATTGTCTATAAACTTGGCATCACAGTAACCGTGCCGATCCACATAAGAAACTTATGTTATTTTCACTGaatggtgaacaccataaaagcGAAACCCAAAAACAGCATTTCTGGACGTTTTCCCATctgcctccccccccaaaaatataATGAAAGTTGTACAAGACATTATATGTATTCCAGAGTGCAGCCACTTAACATATACAACTCTTCCCAAAACAATAAAAGCCCTCATGTGGCTCTGCCACCGTGTTACGGCTCTTGTGACAATGAAAACCGCTTGGtacttaaggcacaaaatagactggtcaccaaggggttaagctTTATATCAGATTGGAGGAGTCCTTTTAAATGGCCCTTGGTTATAGACTTATTGGAGTTAATTTATGCTTCCTGTGATTGCTGGcacctttactattgatgatctcagTAATGTAGAGCTTGCTGTTAGGTGATTGTATCTCACCTGATGAAGTTCTTGTCATCTCTGCTCTTCTAGGTCTGCATGCATCCTCACAAGGTGCTGGCGGATGTGGTGAACTACACGCTGTGGCTCATGGAATGCTCCCATGCATCAGGTTGCTGTCATGCCACCATGTTTTTCTCCATCTGCTTCTCCTTCCGCGCTGTTCTGGAGCTGTTCGACAACCAAGATGGGCTACGGCGGCTGGTTAATCTTGTAAGGGAGACCAAGGAGGGGAAAGCAGTGTGTGATCTGTGAGGCGGAGGGGGTGCGTGTTGTGGGATGCTTATGCCCCACTTATACAGGACGACTGTTGGCTAAATGGTCTGCATGAGCGGGGGACGTCACCGctagttagcgctcgtgcagagcgtttagatgGGCAGATCAACCACTGagtatcgctcacttctcgctcagcagggagtgtaaaaggccctttatgaTCCATATTTGGTATCTTTTGGCGTCCGGCTTCCACTCCGAGGGTCGGATGCTGGAAACGGATGCACTGCCAGTGAAATGGCCATGCCTACATAatagggaaagacagcatgtgaATAGAACTTGTTTTGTGCTTTGAGAAGGTCGTACTCCTCACATTGTATCCTCTGTTTTCTATGCACAGATCAGTACTCTTGAGATCCTAAACCTAGAAGACCAGGGAGCCCTACTAAGTgatgatgagatttttgcaagtcGGCAAACGGGAAAACACACGTGCATGGCCTTGCGCAGGTACTTTGAAGCTCACCTCGCCATTAAGGTGGAACAAGTCAAGCAGTCATTGCAGCGCACAGAAGGCGGCTTGCTGATCCATCCTCCGCCCCCTTACAAGGTCAGCTGCTTACGTTTTGTGTATTTATTCCTCATTTCTCCTACTTGTTCTGTATATTGGTTGTCCTGGATTTCCCAGTATTGTTGTAGTCGCAGCTCCCTGAACATTGCCTCTGTTCATTGGTTACCAGTATAAACTTCTCTCTTGTTAGGCTTGTACGTACACCCGGGAGCAGATAGTGGAGATGATGGAGTATCTGATAGCGTTTGGCCCTGCTCAGTTGTACTGGGAACCTGCAGAGGTTTTCCTTAAACTGTCCTGTGTGCAGCTGCTGCTTCAGCTCATCTCAATTGCATGCAGCTGGAAGACCTATTATGCAAGGTGGGTGCAAAGTACATGGTCTGTCTTGGGGTAGGCCATCAATGTTTGCTCTTGGAGGTTCAGCTCTGGAGCTAGCAATGTTAATCAGCTGTATTTCCCCTTTCATTCTGTATTGAAGAACGTGTGGGTGTCCTCTTTTTTGCATCTCAGCCACATTGATGCTTCATGACCTACCGATTATTTCCAATAACTGATTGGTCAGCTTGGCCTATGGCTTTGCATACaaccttttttattgttttgtaatGGCTTGCACTAAAACATCTCAAACGTATCTTATTCTATCCTCACAGGAATGACACAGTCCGTTACGCTCTGGACGTCCTCGCCATCCTCACAGTTGTGCCAAAAATTCAGCTGCAGTTGGCAGAGTCTGTGGATGTTTTGGATGAGGCGGGTTCAACGGTCTCCACTGTAGGTAAGAAGAGACAGCTGATATAATAACAGTTGTATTCTCTTCAGTATTAAGGTAAccgtattcctggaccctcccctcctatgcTGCAGGAAACCTGAAATTcggggaactttataatcaggagtgcattgccctctgacgcttatccctgcaatgtaaggagctgcaagacctgctcacatatactgactgcggacaggatacggatccccaacacacagcaggactataagatgccagggacattcacatgtttcacgtccaatgttgtgtagctgatcctgtgcagtaaatgtcctgttgggagtTTATATTGGGAAAACAGGACAAggactgagagccaggatgagatgtcATCCACCACACAAttagagggaaagactgaattacctgtggcaaaacattttttgtggtcatggacacaacatagagtaGATGAGAGTtttcatactgaagggcaactttaagctgcagcgtcacagaagaatttggggatataaatttatggccatttttaataccctcaagaatggagtAAAACTCTgagcggggttcttgcatcagtggagaatatgaaaggtctgaagggggTCAAGAGGGGTGACCTTAAGGAAAGCATTCGGGGAGGGGGGTGGAGACACCTGGGGTTGAGTGGGTCGGAGAATGGCATagtctcttcccaaggagagcagccagaaggggtgctattcccaatcattggtttacagacttggtaaaaactcatacattgatttgaaggaatgctgccattcaataggtggcactgcaggggtattgttccattttccttgtttgcaggtctgaaggagagatttcacattccttgtcactggactaattatttactgttatggtcatccctccctagtatttatctaaatgctattaattcCCCATGTCTTTGCCCTCTTAacctctgtctctggtatttatctagtgcaaattaagttcacctaAGTTCACCATGtccgtgccctcccatgtgatcttCTGTTATAGTAAATACATTTGttctattatgcctgaggaaggaccctgagaggtctgaaaggttgctgtaacatcatgtatttttgttagccattaaaaggcatcatatctacaagattacttggtttctcttactggaaacaatcacattaaGGTATTCCCAGACATGGTGGAATATCTATTCTCTATTTTTGCTCACAGAAAATGTTGCAGCGAAATGCATGTCAATCATTGCTAGCTCCGGAGCAAACAAATTGCAGCTTTGTTGCAGATTCTTATTGCAGACATTGCTACATTGAAAGTGGTGAAATCCGCAGTGAAAATGTGCGTCAGAACGTGCGTGGTAGATGTGaaagttattgcatgcagaaAATGTCCGCAGCATTTGGATGTGTTTTTGCAAAACACCTGCGTAAATCTGACCTATGCGGTTTCACCTTTAGAGGAATGGCTCTCACCTCCTTTCTTTTTCCTTAGGGATGAGTATTGTCTTGGGTGTGGCCGAAGGGGAATTTTTTACCCACGATGCCGAGATCCAGAAGTCTGCCTTACAGATTATCATCAATTGTGTGTGTGCCCCAGAAACCCGTATCTCCAGCATTGGCAAATACGTGTCTGGTACCCCACGCAGACGAACACCCATCTCTCAAAGTTTCCAGCCACATGGACGTGGGGGGAGCGGGGAGCCAACGCTGGCCAAGATGTGGAATGTAGTTCAGTCTAATAATGGTATCAAGGTGCTTCTGTCTCTGCTGTCAGTGAAGATGCCCATAACGGACGCAGACCAGATTCGGGCACTGTCCTGCAAAGCATTGGTTGGTCTCGGTCGAAGTACTTCGGTTAGGCAGATCATTAGCAAGCTTCCCTTATTCAGCAGTGGTCAAATCCAGCAACTAATGAAGGAGCCGATCCTCCAAGATAAGCGCAGCGAACACGTCCGCTTCTGCAAGTTTGCAGCAGAGCTTATCGAAAGGGTCTCGGGGAAGCCACTATTGATGGGCAGTGATGTATCGTTGGCACGACTGCAGAAAGCAGATGTGGTGGCACAGTCTCGTATCTCTTTTCCAGAAAAGGAACTCTTGCTGTTAATTCGCAACCATCTCATTTCAAAGGGGCTACAGGAAACTGCAACTGCTTTGACTCGTGAGGCTGACCTGCCTatgactgctgcatcacactctTCGTCCTtcctgccagcagccaccactcaGCCACCAGCTACCTCTTCACCTGTTACCCTGCCACGGACACCACGCATCGCTGCCCGTTTGTCAACCAGCGCTATGTGTCCTCACCCGCCATCTCGCAGCCAACTTCCTCCCCAGTTGTCATCGATTGCCCCTGCTTTAACAGGCTCTCCTCTAATTGGACGTATCAGTTTTGTACGAGAACGTCAGTCGCCCTGTAACGGAAAGAGATCGCGTGTTTTGAGACAAAAGTCTGACCATGGCGCCTACAGCCAGAGCCCTGCAATCCGAAAACAGCTGGAGCGGCATGTGCCTTCCCCACCCACCCTGGACAGTATCATGACAGAATACTTACGGGAGCAACACGCTCGCTGTAAGAACCCAGTTGCCATTTGCCCTCCTTTTTCCCTTTTTACTCCCCACCAATGTCCAGAACCCAAGCAGCGCAGACAAGCACCAATCAATTGCACTTCACGATTGACTCGCCGCGCCGCCTTTCCGAAATATGGAGGCGTGGATGGGGGTTGCTTTGACCGACACCTTATATTCGGCAGGTGAGGTTCTTAAACATGTAGAGCGGTTATATGGGATGATTATGGCCGTATTTACCACAAATGTCCTCTCTTCCAGGTTCCGTCCAATCTCAGTTTTCAGAGAAGCCAATGAGGATGAGAGCGGCTTCACCTGTTGTGCGTTTTCGGCTCGAGAACGTTTCTTGATGTTGGGCACTTGCACAGGGCAACTAAAGCTGTATAATGTGTTCAGCGGTCAGGAAGAAGCCAGTTACAACTGCCACAACTCTGCCATAACTCACCTGGAGCCCTCCCGGGTAGGTACACGGCACGTATTCTCCTGTATCTTTAGGCTCTCTGGATATCTTCTCTAGTTTGTGTTTTTCCTCTTACAGatacagaatgggggaaatgcataaaCATATTTGTCAGAATTGTGGCATAGAAAAGTCAGACATTTTTGTGCTTGTCCAATGTGCTCAAAATTCTGCAACTTTTCAGCTTTTCACACCACGTTTGCTAGTTTTGTGTGTGGAACTGGGGAGAGTGGGGGCCGTTTCAGTTTGTCAAAATCACTTAAATTTATACCAGAAAGCTGTGTAAATTATAGAGCGAATCTATTATGACACAGGTTTTATCTACCATAGATTTCAGGAAGTGATGCATCGATGGCACAGGATGCACGGAATTTAATAAGAGGCATGTACCTCTTTATTTGGTGCATCTTACTGTGTCATCACAGATCTTAGACCAACGTTTAAAACCCTCTTCTTAGATAAATATTCCCTTATGTGTCTGTTTCCACAGGATGGATCCCTCCTTCTGACTGCCGCCACTTGGAGTCAGCCGCTGTCTGCATTATGGGGCATGAAGTCAGTCTTTGACATGAAGTGAGTGAGAGTGGAGGTAGACCAAGGAGGTCACTGTTTCCTTAGTGTTGCTTCACCCCTGTGCCTTACCTGTGTGTTACTGTATTTCCAGGCATTCGTTTACAGAGGATCATTATGTGGAGTTCAGCAAACTGTCCCAGGACCGCGTCATCGGCACAAAGGAAGACATCGCTCATGTGAGTTATCTTAGAGgtttcacagctgagggtttgccaTAGTTGTAGTGGTATCCAATCCAGGGAATCTGGGTAGCATGTTGGTAGCGACACAATTCTCTCCTAGTAGTTTGCCATAATGTATAAGGGCAGGTAGAATGCATCCAGCCTGTTTGGCTCACAGACTGGATACAAGTGTAACAAACTCTCAACTGATCTGCAAAAATACTAAGCCTAATAACAATAAAGATCAAAAAGGGGCTCCATAGTACAGAAAGCTTGTGCACACAATCGTTAATTAGGAATGACAGGAGTGATGGTACCTTAGGTCGCTGTGCTAATGGCACAAGAATGGTTAAAGTCTGccgatgctgctgccagccccaacgGCTTGGCAGTGCCTGTGATGAAATGCAGAAGTCAAAGGGAATGGCGTTGTGTAACAACAGAGCCACAGCAAGGAGGAAGAAAGCTAATGGGTTTCTTTAGGCTTTACTGGTGAAGGCTACGCATTTTGGTGCCGGGATGGCACCTTCCTTGGGCTCTCCTGTCAAGTAGTGATGTTCCGCTTGTTGCTTTCATCCTGACTTCTGCAAGCCTGATAGCAAGCAGAGATTATAAAAATGGCAATTACCATGGTGTCTATTAAAAGGCGCAAAACTTTACATTATGCAGGAATTTGGTTTTAATTTTCCTAGAACTGGGCAAATGTTGGCATCCACTGGACTGGACATAAATGTCTGTTGTGAGCCCCACCTCTGGGACTCACATCTAAGTCTAGAATGGGGTCCCCCGACTCCTTCCTGCCTCTAAGGAATAACTGATGTTATTGACTTGTATAACTCCTCTCTCTCTTTATCCTGTAGATCTATGACATCCAGACTGGACAGAAGCTGCTGACTTTATATAACCCTGATCTGGCCAATAACTATAAGCGTAACTGTGCTACCTTCAACCCCACGGATGACCTGGTGCTGAATGATGGGGTTCTATGGGATGTTCGCTCTGCCAAAGCCATTCATAAGTTTGACAAGTTCAACATGAACATCAGTGGAGTGTTCCATCCGAACGGCCTGGAAGTCATAGTCAACACAGAGATTGTATCCCCTGCTAAGTTATAACACGGGCCTCACCCCCCTTCCTCCGGGGTCTTTACAGAGCTGCATACACAATAATGAATGGGGTAGTAGAAGCATCAATGACCTTTGGTCATGAAAGGTTTAAAACTCCTATgtacaggtcacattctgcagttctgatagccccactttcaaaaaatcataacttgatTTTTCCAGCGACAGCTGGGAtggattgtagtttttattgacactattttggggtacatgcctTTGATtcaatttttcttggagacaggttgACTAAAAAGCATAActtttggcgttttttttttttttttactgtgtttaTCATGCAGGATTTATAATTATTAATAAACTGGACTTCTGGagagacagcaatacaaatttttttcctttttttaatgcttatacagtataatgcaatactaaggtattgcattatactgtattttaagaGGCATCTTATTAAAAAGATTCTGTCACCCGGTTCATGAAGACTTGGCGCTGAGCTACACTGGCCTTTCCCCACCcacagcatgcagagtgacagctctgtcCCTATACACAAAATATGAGAGAACTGTCCGTATGCATGATGTGGATAGAGAGATGTCAGacttcatgaacctggtaacaaaatccctttaagacgTGCCACAATAATTGTAACTGGGTGGCCGTCAGAAGGCTCCAGGCTTACATGAGATCCAAATGGCACCCCTGCAATCTAATCGCATGGGGTGTCGTTTTTGGAATTTAAATCCTTATTGATCGTGGCAATTTAGATGCTGCTGCCAGAATTggtagtggcatttaaagggttaaaggcagtGAGCGGTTGTACCTCAGATGGCAGCTGTTGCAGGCGGTTGTCTGCTTTCAGACAGCCAATGCTTGCCGTGTAATTGAGGGAGCTTCGCTCTTAAGACCATCACATACTCGGCACGTGTATAGACATACGCTGTATGTGCAAACTACACGGGGCATAGGCAGTTAGGACAGATACAGCCATATGTAtgttaggaaggggttaaagggaatcttcACCTGGTGTCCTGTTAGAAATGTTCAGCTGGAATGGCTTAGTTGTTGCTCGCTCCAGGTAGCTGAGGGGCAATGTCAAAAGTTTATTCATATGCGGCAGAAGTTTTTACGACTGTCCCATTCATTTGCATGAGACTTCCAAAATCCATGCACTTACCTCCACAACAACCCCATTCAGGCAAATGGAAGTGATTATTAGCATCTGGATAAAAGCTGAAGGttgtcagcaagcagagattttctAATTGGTAGTAAATTGTAGACACAGTCTGAT
Above is a window of Eleutherodactylus coqui strain aEleCoq1 chromosome 3, aEleCoq1.hap1, whole genome shotgun sequence DNA encoding:
- the DCAF1 gene encoding DDB1- and CUL4-associated factor 1 translates to MASAGTHVDSKAELTALLEQWETGHGNGQDMVPILTRMSELIEKETEEYRKGDPDPFDDRHPGRANPECMLGHLLRILFKNDDFMNALVNAYVMTSREPPLNTAACRLLLDIMPGLETAVVFQEKEGIVENLFKWAREAEQPLRTYAIGLLGGAMENQDIAANYRDENSQMVALVLRRLRELQSRELSNRQEIKRPSPRKPLGEPLLPLDEEAVDMDYGENALATRAKAENLDLSFRAETSPGLGVMINSDGTGPPRRTKIDMESHRKVKQKLNFESERAPSELSNSSWSEMSVWVIGTNYNLSPLTPGIEQRLILQYLTPLGEYQELLPIFMQMGSRELMMYYINLKRTNDVLLTFEALKHLASLLLHNKFAAEFVAHGGVQKLLEIPRPSMAATGVSMCLYYLSYNQDAMERVCMHPHKVLADVVNYTLWLMECSHASGCCHATMFFSICFSFRAVLELFDNQDGLRRLVNLISTLEILNLEDQGALLSDDEIFASRQTGKHTCMALRRYFEAHLAIKVEQVKQSLQRTEGGLLIHPPPPYKACTYTREQIVEMMEYLIAFGPAQLYWEPAEVFLKLSCVQLLLQLISIACSWKTYYARNDTVRYALDVLAILTVVPKIQLQLAESVDVLDEAGSTVSTVGMSIVLGVAEGEFFTHDAEIQKSALQIIINCVCAPETRISSIGKYVSGTPRRRTPISQSFQPHGRGGSGEPTLAKMWNVVQSNNGIKVLLSLLSVKMPITDADQIRALSCKALVGLGRSTSVRQIISKLPLFSSGQIQQLMKEPILQDKRSEHVRFCKFAAELIERVSGKPLLMGSDVSLARLQKADVVAQSRISFPEKELLLLIRNHLISKGLQETATALTREADLPMTAASHSSSFLPAATTQPPATSSPVTLPRTPRIAARLSTSAMCPHPPSRSQLPPQLSSIAPALTGSPLIGRISFVRERQSPCNGKRSRVLRQKSDHGAYSQSPAIRKQLERHVPSPPTLDSIMTEYLREQHARCKNPVAICPPFSLFTPHQCPEPKQRRQAPINCTSRLTRRAAFPKYGGVDGGCFDRHLIFGRFRPISVFREANEDESGFTCCAFSARERFLMLGTCTGQLKLYNVFSGQEEASYNCHNSAITHLEPSRDGSLLLTAATWSQPLSALWGMKSVFDMKHSFTEDHYVEFSKLSQDRVIGTKEDIAHIYDIQTGQKLLTLYNPDLANNYKRNCATFNPTDDLVLNDGVLWDVRSAKAIHKFDKFNMNISGVFHPNGLEVIVNTEIWDLRTFHLLHTVPDLDQCRVVFNNTGTVMYGAMLQADDEADLLEERMKSPFGSSFRTFNATDYKPIATIDVKRNIFDLCTDTKDCYLAVIENQGTMDSLNMDTVCRLYEVGRQRLAEDEDEEEDQEEEEQEDEEDDDDDDDSDDLGPLLDAELEEEEEAGEQAGEDGENDFSPSDDEELANLFEDEEDDGDDDGHDEDSDIDPEAEMILGDSDSSDNSDLEDDIILALNE